A stretch of the Theileria equi strain WA chromosome 1, complete sequence genome encodes the following:
- a CDS encoding hypothetical protein (encoded by transcript BEWA_034630A), whose amino-acid sequence MTIHRKVMKQRHKPFKNSKSKKAKIPQNPSQKTPVALGRKAKKVQIIAKNKALRASIREESPRNVFVIPFHENANPIEFITAALDFYSNHSPRQHNASKNGWFVSDPISLDSSITHSSSLRRLILYTCPRNLADVLYAASAADVLVCLFRGSSNTEPAFDEYGYKLLSTLRLQGLPTPVCVNLEAGLPGDRRPSSTLVRRYFHSEFGLDKKYTSVLVESDLRQVLSSIATVSLNQLSWRKDRGYMFSSNHSYDVNKSQLRLEGYVKGIGFSVHHPVHITSIGDFIINKIESLSDPCNTSTHNSSRMDVETVIEEQTEEIARELVAEVDCTNEGTSLESNGNGYDISNEQFENVFDKLTINRIPLNGNMEIDDSDSSIIDGADVPDLYPDGDSEISEDSEDMPLNENLDECNNAKKKIEFEHRDLEDLTFPDEVDTPVDVPARERFRKYRALKNIRTCVWDPYESLPPEYFQINEFENFRATMNESKAIVKRNCAKLNLSGSFIRLTLSNVSLEDYNKILGEDGTSKHPILLSTVLPLERKVSVLNFNVSRTPEGPDSVPSKTPLSLFCGFRRFPGKPIYSKTINVERGKRGLYERFFKRGDNCVASIYGMSISSPTPVIAINEAVDEEVIFGGNVSEADPSRIIIKRIILTGYPMRVHRKRAVVRYMFFNPSDIKYFKPAQLFTKRGLRGRILQSLGTHGHMKCIFSDFIVQDDIVCLALYKRVYPKWDARSWSNWI is encoded by the exons ATGACAATCCATAGAAAAGTTATGAAACAGAGGCATAAGccctttaaaaattctaaAAGCAAAAAGGCAAAGATTCCTCAGAATCCATCGCAAAAAACTCCTGTTGCTCTTGGAAGAAAAGCTAAAAAAGTTCAAATAATAGCGAAAAACAAGGCGTTACGGGCTTCTATTCGGGAAGAATCTCCTAGAAACGTCTTTGTTATACCTTTTCATGAGAATGCTAATCCCATCGAGTTCATTACCGCAGCTTTAGACTTCTATTCCAATCATTCGCCAAGACAACATAACGCTTCAAAGAATGGTTGGTTTGTGTCGGATCCTATATCATTGGATTCCAGTATTACCCATAGTAGCAGTCTACGCCGCTTGATATTGTACACTTGTCCAAGAAACTTGGCCGATGTTCTTTATGCAGCGTCAGCTGCAGATGTTTTGGTTTGTCTATTCAGAGGAAGCTCCAATACGGAGCCAGCATTCGATGAATATGGCTATAAGTTATTAAGTACGTTGAGGCTGCAGGGGTTACCTACTCCAGTTTGTGTGAATTTAGAGGCAGGTCTTCCAGGAGACCGTCGACCAAGTTCTACACTAGTTCGCCGCTATTTTCATTCAGAATTTGGATTAGACAA GAAATATACATCGGTTTTGGTAGAGAGTGATCTACGTCAGGTCTTATCTTCTATTGCCACAGTTTCTTTGAATCAGCTCTCCTGGAGGAAGGATAGGGGTTATATGTTTTCATCGAATCACTCATATGATGTAAATAAAAGTCAGTTACGCTTGGAAGGATACGTGAAAGGTATAGGATTTAGTGTTCATCATCCTGTCCACATAACGTCTATTGGTGACTTCATAATAAATAAGATTGAGTCACTTTCTGACCCATGTAACACTTCTACACATAATTCGTCCAGAATGGATGTTGAAACAGTTATCGAAGAACAAACAGAAGAAATTGCACGTGAATTGGTAGCAGAGGTAGATTGCACTAATGAGGGTACTAGTCTGGAATCAAATGGAAACGGATATGACATTTCAAATGAGcaatttgaaaatgttttTGATAAGTTGACAATAAACAGAATTCCCTTGAATGGTAACATGGAAATAGATGATTCTGATTCGTCTATAATTGACGGTGCAGATGTGCCAGATCTATATCCAGATGGTGATTCAGAGATTTCTGAAGATTCAGAAGATATGCCACTGAACGAAAACTTGGATGAATGTAACAACGCGAAAAAGAAAATTGAGTTTGAACATAGAGACTTGGAAGATTTAACATTTCCGGACGAAGTAGATACTCCTGTTGATGTACCGGCTCGTGAAAGATTCAGAAAGTATAGAGCATTGAAAAACATTCGTACATGTGTATGGGACCCATATGAATCATTACCTCCAGAGTATTTTCAAATAAACGAGTTTGAGAACTTCAGAGCAACTATGAACGAATCCAAAGCTATCGTCAAGAGAAATTGCGCTAAACTAAATCTTTCTGGATCTTTTATTAGACTGACACTCTCAAATGTATCTTTGGAAGATTACAATAAAATATTAGGAGAAGACGGCACCTCTAAACACCCTATATTGCTTTCTACCGTTTTACCGTTGGAAAGAAAAGTATCTGTGCTCAATTTCAATGTTAGCAGAACGCCTGAAGGTCCTGACTCTGTTCCATCAAAGACTCCTTTATCGCTTTTCTGTGGGTTTAGAAGATTCCCTGGTAAACCCATCTACAGTAAGACTATAAATGTGGAAAGGGGTAAAAGAGGTCTTTATGAAAGATTTTTCAAGCGTGGTGATAACTGCGTAGCTTCTATCTATGGAATGTCTATTTCATCTCCCACTCCTGTTATTGCGATAAATGAAGCAGTGGATGAAGAAGTGATATTTGGGGGGAATGTGAGTGAAGCTGATCCTTCAAGAATTATTATAAAGCGCATAATCCTAACGGGTTATCCAATGCGTGTTCATCGCAAACGTGCTGTTGTTCGTTACATGTTTTTCAACCCATCAGATATAAA GTATTTCAAGCCCGCTCAACTATTTACTAAGCGCGGACTTAGAGGTCGTATATTACAATCCTTGGGAACTCATGGTCACATGAAATGTATTTTTAGTGATTTTATAGTTCAAGACGATATTGTTTGTTTGGCTCTATATAAACGTGTGTATCCCAAATGGGATGCAAGGTCTTGGTCTAACTGG